The sequence below is a genomic window from Ewingella sp. CoE-038-23.
ACCCTTATGGATAACTCTTCTGCCGATGTTGACGGCTTGAATGACTGAGTTACGGTGATTTGACTTGCGGATCCTCTTCTTGAGGATATCTTTGTCTTGGATAGTTGGCTTATGAATCCCATGTTTTCATGTTCCTGTTTCGTGTTTTTTTTGTATTTTATCACGCAACCTACCGATCTGTGCCTATCTGTGTTGATGTTTTTCTAAATTATTTCAATTTTTTTATAAAGCAATGATATTAAATAATTTTATTAAAATAATATGTTTGTTGCTTGTGCGCACAGCTGTACTAACATTACGGGTGTCGGAGGGTACTATGGATACAAAATTTCATTTTAGACTTGATGAAAGCATCAAGATAAGAGCTCAAAAAGCTGCAGAAGCTCGCGGGAAAACTCTAAGCGAGGCTTGCAGAGACTTTGCTGAGCAGCTTGCAAGAGAAGTAGAGCCCCTTAGCCAGCACGAGAAATGGCTAAAGAAGCAGGTAGAAATGTCAGTAGCAAAAGTGAATGCCGGAGAGGCAAAATTTACTTCTAATGAGGAAGTGAAACGAGTTGTTGCCTCAAGAAAAGATGAGATAAGAGCAAAGTACAAGCGTTAGTCTGCATGTTGACGCTAATACTTAATATGCGTAATCTCTTGCGGTGAAAACGAAAAAACCACCTGGGGAGGTGGTTTTTCGAAGGTTCAGTAAGTTGGGGAACTTCTGAACCGTGGTAACAGGGTATACAAGACCGCTGCCACCTAATTCGTCCTTCCAGTTTAGCCGTAGTTGGGCTGATACTTCAAGAACTCTGCGTCAGTAATCTCTTGTACACCCTCTTACCAATGGCTACCGCCACTGGCGATTTTTCGTGTCTGTTCCGGGTTGGACTCAAGATGATAGTTACCGGAACAACGTGGTAGTCGGGCTGAACGGGGGGTTCTTGCATACAGCCCAGCTTGGAGCGAACTGTCTAAACGGAACGGGACGTGGTGATTTAGGTAAAGCTTCCACCACAACA
It includes:
- a CDS encoding type II toxin-antitoxin system RelB/DinJ family antitoxin, translated to MDTKFHFRLDESIKIRAQKAAEARGKTLSEACRDFAEQLAREVEPLSQHEKWLKKQVEMSVAKVNAGEAKFTSNEEVKRVVASRKDEIRAKYKR